From the genome of Flavobacterium luteolum, one region includes:
- a CDS encoding NAD(P)/FAD-dependent oxidoreductase, with protein MKKVAVIGGGIIGLCSAYYLAKEGYEVSVFDESDMNNGCSYGNAGMIVPSHIIPLAQPGMIAQGIKWMFDSRSPFYVKPRLSKDLINWGMQFYKHANVRHVENAMPALRDLSLLSKELYQDFAKENNSFFYEEKGLLMLYKSDKVGEEMHHEGKEAERLGLEVDYLSKAEVALLEKGTNTNVIGGVHYKSDAHLYPQKFMSFIKEELARLKVEIHSQTSVRDFVLEGNKIEKIVTDKGLFRTDEVVLASGSWSPFLAKKLNISISILPGKGYSFTLKDKSQKPSIPSILCEGKVAVTPMANDIRFGGTMEITHAKDNKINANRLQGIINSINDFYPDMEVEMPKTEDTWFGFRPCTPSGMPIIARDKKVVNLTLATGHAMMGLSLAPATGKIITEIISGKPTSVAIDRFQI; from the coding sequence ATGAAAAAAGTTGCTGTTATTGGCGGTGGAATTATTGGCTTATGTTCTGCCTATTATCTTGCAAAGGAAGGTTATGAGGTGAGCGTATTTGATGAATCTGATATGAACAATGGCTGTTCGTACGGAAACGCAGGAATGATTGTACCATCTCACATTATTCCGCTGGCACAACCCGGTATGATTGCTCAAGGAATAAAATGGATGTTTGACAGCCGTAGTCCGTTTTATGTAAAACCACGTTTAAGTAAAGATTTGATAAACTGGGGAATGCAGTTTTATAAACATGCCAATGTGCGCCATGTAGAAAATGCAATGCCTGCTTTACGAGATCTTTCTTTATTAAGTAAAGAATTATATCAAGATTTTGCCAAAGAGAATAATTCTTTCTTCTATGAAGAAAAAGGACTTTTAATGCTTTACAAAAGTGATAAAGTAGGAGAAGAAATGCATCACGAAGGAAAAGAAGCAGAACGTTTGGGACTTGAAGTAGATTATCTGTCAAAAGCAGAAGTTGCACTTTTAGAGAAAGGAACCAATACCAATGTAATTGGAGGTGTTCATTATAAAAGTGATGCCCATTTGTATCCGCAGAAATTTATGTCTTTCATCAAAGAAGAATTGGCTCGTTTAAAAGTTGAAATCCATTCTCAAACCAGCGTAAGAGATTTTGTTTTAGAAGGAAATAAAATTGAAAAAATTGTTACCGATAAAGGACTTTTTAGAACTGATGAAGTGGTCTTGGCATCAGGATCTTGGAGCCCTTTTTTGGCTAAAAAACTAAATATCTCAATTTCTATTTTACCAGGTAAAGGATACAGTTTTACATTAAAAGATAAATCCCAAAAACCGAGTATTCCATCTATTTTATGTGAAGGAAAAGTGGCTGTAACTCCAATGGCAAATGATATTAGATTTGGAGGAACTATGGAAATAACACACGCCAAAGACAACAAAATAAATGCAAACCGACTTCAGGGAATTATAAACAGCATTAATGATTTCTATCCTGATATGGAAGTAGAAATGCCTAAAACTGAAGATACTTGGTTTGGCTTTAGACCATGCACGCCATCAGGAATGCCTATTATTGCCAGAGACAAAAAAGTTGTAAATTTGACCTTAGCAACAGGACATGCCATGATGGGATTAAGTCTCGCACCGGCAACAGGAAAAATTATAACAGAAATTATTTCTGGCAAACCGACTTCTGTAGCTATTGACAGATTCCAAATATAA
- a CDS encoding 4-hydroxyproline epimerase, which yields MVKKTFFCVDAHTCGNPVRVVAGGGPNLQGNSMSEKRQHFLKEYDWIRKGLMFEPRGHDMMSGSILYPPSNPENDFGILFIETSGCLPMCGHGTIGTITIAVEEGLVTPKVPGIIKMEAPAGLVHIEYQQTGKKVDWVRLTNVKSYLAAEGLTIDCPELGEIVFDVAYGGNYYAIVDPQKNFSGVQDFTASKIIQYSQEVRNKINEKYPDYFIHPENNTIRDVTHMLWTGSPIDPTSSGRNAVFYGDKAIDRSPCGTGTSARMAQLHAKGKLKKGEEFIHESYIGSKFIGKVVEETSIGDIPAIVPSIQGWAKVYGYNNIIIDESDDPYAFGFQVI from the coding sequence ATGGTAAAGAAAACTTTTTTTTGCGTAGATGCTCATACGTGCGGGAATCCGGTTCGGGTTGTTGCCGGTGGCGGACCAAATCTACAAGGTAATTCGATGAGCGAAAAACGGCAGCATTTCTTAAAAGAATATGACTGGATTCGTAAAGGCTTAATGTTTGAACCAAGAGGACATGATATGATGAGCGGCAGTATTTTGTATCCGCCAAGCAATCCTGAGAATGATTTTGGAATTCTGTTTATAGAAACTTCTGGATGTCTGCCAATGTGCGGACACGGAACAATTGGAACTATTACAATTGCTGTCGAAGAAGGTTTGGTGACTCCAAAAGTTCCTGGAATTATCAAAATGGAAGCGCCTGCAGGTTTAGTGCACATCGAATACCAGCAAACAGGCAAAAAAGTAGATTGGGTACGTCTGACCAACGTTAAATCCTATCTAGCTGCAGAAGGTCTTACTATTGATTGCCCAGAATTGGGCGAAATTGTATTTGATGTAGCTTACGGAGGAAATTATTACGCCATTGTAGATCCGCAAAAGAATTTTTCGGGTGTTCAAGATTTTACAGCAAGTAAAATTATTCAATACAGTCAAGAAGTTCGCAATAAGATTAATGAAAAATACCCAGATTATTTTATTCATCCTGAAAACAATACCATTAGAGACGTAACCCATATGTTGTGGACAGGATCACCTATAGATCCAACATCATCTGGCAGAAATGCTGTTTTTTATGGAGACAAAGCAATCGATCGTTCGCCATGCGGAACTGGAACATCGGCTAGAATGGCACAATTGCATGCTAAAGGGAAATTGAAAAAAGGAGAAGAGTTTATTCATGAAAGTTATATTGGAAGTAAGTTTATTGGTAAAGTCGTAGAAGAAACTTCTATTGGAGATATTCCAGCTATTGTTCCAAGCATTCAAGGCTGGGCAAAAGTGTACGGATACAATAATATTATAATTGATGAAAGCGACGATCCGTATGCATTTGGATTTCAGGTTATTTAA
- a CDS encoding aldehyde dehydrogenase (NADP(+)), translating into MITGKNYIGSQLKAGGTKILKTFNPLLNTENPWVFTEATQDEIEEAVALANQAFESYKNYSGIEKAKFLNAIADEILALGDDLLVQYCTESGYPRGRAEGERGRTIGQLKAFADMLTEGSWVQATIDTAITDRQPAPKEDLRKMLAPLGPIVVFGSSNFPFAFSTSGGDTASALAAGCPVIVKSHSMHIGTGEMVASAIIKAAQKTNMPEGVFSNLIGDGRTLGTSLVKHPLVKGVGFTGSIKGGRALCDLAAQRPEPIPVFAEMGSINPVVLLPNALKKNSQKWATAYAGSITLGAGQFCTNPGLLLALKGEELNEFTENLDKAIEKITPGCMLHPSIYADFNNGIAKIEEQNGVSKVAQFKGETLPNHGVSTVLKVDGKEFLKNATLHNEVFGPFSILIECENETELIEVISKLEGQLTGTIISEENEIDAHKGIIDALQNRVGRLIYNGVPTGVEVCASMLHGGPYPASSDSRYTAVGIDAVYRWVRPVSFQNWPDHLLPAELQNENPLQIVRTVNNKLTLSQI; encoded by the coding sequence ATGATTACAGGAAAAAATTATATAGGAAGCCAGCTAAAAGCAGGTGGTACAAAAATACTAAAAACGTTTAATCCGCTATTGAATACAGAAAATCCATGGGTTTTTACTGAGGCAACTCAAGATGAAATTGAGGAAGCAGTTGCGTTAGCCAATCAAGCATTTGAGAGTTATAAAAATTATTCGGGTATTGAAAAAGCTAAATTTTTGAACGCTATTGCTGATGAAATTTTAGCATTAGGAGACGATCTTTTAGTTCAGTACTGCACCGAATCGGGTTATCCGAGAGGCAGAGCAGAAGGAGAACGCGGAAGAACAATCGGACAGTTAAAAGCTTTTGCCGATATGCTTACAGAAGGAAGCTGGGTACAAGCCACAATAGATACTGCAATAACCGACAGACAGCCTGCACCAAAAGAAGACTTACGCAAAATGTTAGCACCTTTAGGACCAATTGTGGTTTTTGGATCAAGTAATTTTCCTTTTGCATTCTCTACAAGCGGAGGAGATACGGCTTCGGCTTTGGCTGCAGGTTGTCCTGTTATTGTAAAAAGCCATTCCATGCATATAGGAACGGGCGAAATGGTTGCTTCTGCAATTATTAAAGCAGCTCAGAAAACCAATATGCCAGAAGGTGTTTTTTCTAACCTTATTGGTGACGGAAGAACGCTTGGAACAAGTTTGGTAAAACATCCATTGGTAAAAGGAGTAGGTTTTACGGGAAGCATTAAAGGCGGACGTGCTTTGTGCGATTTAGCTGCACAGCGTCCAGAGCCAATTCCAGTGTTTGCCGAAATGGGAAGTATAAATCCAGTAGTGCTTTTACCTAACGCATTGAAAAAAAACAGCCAAAAATGGGCGACAGCCTATGCAGGTTCTATCACTTTAGGAGCGGGACAATTTTGCACAAATCCAGGTTTGCTGCTGGCTTTAAAAGGAGAAGAACTAAATGAGTTTACAGAAAATCTAGATAAGGCAATCGAAAAAATTACGCCAGGCTGCATGCTTCATCCTTCTATTTATGCTGATTTTAATAACGGAATTGCAAAAATAGAAGAACAGAACGGGGTTTCGAAAGTAGCTCAATTTAAAGGTGAGACATTACCAAATCATGGAGTTTCAACTGTTTTGAAAGTTGATGGAAAAGAATTTTTAAAAAATGCGACATTGCATAATGAAGTTTTTGGACCATTTTCTATTTTAATTGAATGCGAAAATGAAACTGAATTAATAGAAGTAATTTCTAAGTTGGAAGGACAGTTAACAGGAACAATCATTAGTGAAGAGAATGAAATTGACGCGCACAAAGGAATAATTGACGCTTTACAGAATCGCGTAGGTCGCTTAATATATAATGGTGTGCCTACTGGAGTAGAAGTTTGCGCTTCTATGCTTCATGGCGGACCTTATCCAGCATCTTCAGATTCACGTTACACAGCAGTTGGAATAGACGCAGTTTACAGATGGGTGCGTCCAGTAAGTTTTCAGAATTGGCCAGACCATTTACTGCCAGCTGAATTACAAAATGAGAATCCGTTGCAAATTGTTCGTACAGTAAATAATAAACTAACACTATCTCAAATATAA
- a CDS encoding dihydrodipicolinate synthase family protein, which produces MSIQWNGVMPAVTTKFTADDKLDFNMFEVNMKAQLNAGVSGIILGGTLGEASTLLEEEKRELVKHTVALTENKVPVIMNIAEQSTKNAILAANKAEQDGAKGLMMLPPMRYKASDFETVTFYSEVAKNTSLPIMVYNNPIDYKIEVTLDMFEELLKYDNIQAVKESTRDISNVTRMINRFGDRLKILSGVDTLALESLFMGSDGWVSGLVCAFPEETVAIYKLAKAGRFDEALKIYRWFLPLLELDINAFLVQNIKLAEVATGIGSEYVRAPRLPLQGAERERVLAIIAEGLRTRPTLPDYKNL; this is translated from the coding sequence ATGAGTATTCAATGGAATGGCGTTATGCCAGCGGTAACTACAAAATTTACTGCAGATGACAAATTAGACTTCAATATGTTTGAAGTTAATATGAAGGCACAATTAAATGCTGGAGTTTCAGGAATTATTTTAGGAGGCACTTTAGGTGAAGCCAGCACACTTTTAGAAGAAGAAAAAAGAGAATTAGTAAAACATACTGTTGCACTAACAGAAAATAAAGTGCCCGTAATTATGAACATTGCAGAGCAGTCTACAAAAAATGCAATTTTAGCGGCCAATAAAGCTGAACAAGATGGAGCAAAAGGATTGATGATGCTTCCTCCAATGCGTTACAAAGCATCTGATTTTGAAACGGTTACTTTCTATAGTGAAGTGGCAAAAAATACTTCACTTCCTATTATGGTTTACAACAATCCGATTGACTATAAAATTGAAGTGACATTAGATATGTTTGAAGAGTTATTAAAATATGATAACATTCAAGCAGTAAAAGAATCAACTAGAGATATTTCTAATGTTACTAGAATGATCAACCGTTTTGGAGATCGTTTAAAAATATTATCAGGAGTTGATACACTAGCATTAGAAAGTCTATTTATGGGTTCTGATGGATGGGTTTCTGGATTGGTTTGTGCTTTTCCTGAAGAAACAGTGGCAATTTACAAATTAGCAAAAGCAGGAAGATTTGATGAAGCGTTGAAAATCTACAGATGGTTCTTGCCTTTATTAGAATTGGATATTAATGCATTCTTGGTTCAGAATATCAAATTGGCAGAGGTTGCGACAGGAATTGGTTCAGAATATGTTCGTGCACCAAGATTACCATTGCAAGGAGCAGAAAGAGAAAGAGTTCTTGCAATTATTGCTGAAGGACTACGTACTAGACCAACTTTGCCAGACTATAAAAATTTATAA
- a CDS encoding AraC family transcriptional regulator has protein sequence MKVFPFKIPKSGEDPLIYQEDIEVSFYDKLHQHEEIQISFIEKGEGAVFAGDTISQYREGDILVIGSNLPHVFRSDIQENVVSVMRTLFFTFNSFGKDFFELSTFRNIHPILESSKNGFIIHNAPKKVVKYFKKLKKADSYTRFILFLDIMKWLSTSETTPLSNYLYQKKITDNEGKRMQIVFEYVMTNFHKNITLDEIASIASMTKNAFCRYFKVRTNKSFFQFLIEVRIERAAKLLSNNEELSVLEIAELCGFNNISNFNRKFKELKQLSPLQYRKLNL, from the coding sequence ATGAAAGTTTTCCCATTCAAAATTCCAAAATCTGGAGAAGATCCCCTTATATATCAAGAAGATATCGAAGTTTCATTTTATGATAAATTGCATCAGCATGAAGAAATTCAAATTAGTTTTATTGAAAAAGGAGAAGGAGCCGTTTTTGCCGGCGATACTATTTCGCAATACCGTGAAGGTGATATATTGGTAATTGGAAGTAATTTGCCACATGTGTTTAGAAGCGATATTCAGGAAAATGTAGTTTCAGTAATGCGTACTTTATTTTTTACCTTCAATTCGTTCGGAAAAGATTTTTTTGAGCTGTCTACTTTTAGAAATATCCATCCGATTTTAGAAAGCAGTAAAAACGGATTTATAATCCATAACGCACCAAAAAAGGTTGTCAAATATTTCAAGAAACTGAAAAAAGCCGATAGCTATACTCGTTTTATATTATTTCTAGATATTATGAAATGGCTTTCTACATCAGAAACTACTCCTCTTTCTAATTATTTGTATCAAAAGAAAATTACGGACAATGAAGGAAAAAGAATGCAGATTGTATTTGAATATGTCATGACCAATTTTCATAAAAACATCACATTAGATGAAATTGCTTCGATTGCGAGTATGACAAAAAATGCCTTTTGCCGGTATTTTAAGGTCCGGACCAACAAGTCATTTTTTCAATTTCTAATTGAAGTACGTATTGAGAGAGCCGCAAAGTTATTATCTAATAATGAAGAACTCTCTGTTTTGGAAATTGCCGAATTATGCGGGTTCAATAATATTTCCAATTTTAACCGAAAGTTTAAGGAATTAAAACAGCTTTCGCCTTTGCAATATAGAAAACTGAACTTGTAA
- a CDS encoding alpha-galactosidase, with translation MKKALFLLVLTTLFWKTNAQNDPIAIETQNTALILKVAKSGLLYQSYLGAKLEVSAYNVLSKETERTFVINDGNPLLNLRHQAYPTYGTDNLFESAIRMTHNDGNPALELVYVRHQTTKIDGNTTETIIKMKDPVYHVEVTLHYKAFYKENVIEQWTEIVHREKKPVTLYNYASSMLHFDADKYWLTQFHGDWAKEVRMQESELTSGAKVIDSKLGVRTNMYQTPVFFLALNDKAKEDSGELVAGTIAWSGNFKFTFELDNKNSLRISSGINPFASEYSLQPGEVFTTPSFIYTFSNKGKGQASRNLHSWAKNYGVKDGDKPRLTLLNNWETTFFNFDEKKLTDMFEDSKTLGVDMFLLDDGWFGNKYPRSGDKSGLGDWQATKTKLPNGLGFLMQQAEKTGVKFGIWIEPEMVNPKSELYEKHPDWVLKLPNREESYYRTQLVLDLSNPKVQDFVFKTVDDIMQTNGGVAFFKWDCNRMMTNAYSTYLKNQQSHLFIEYTRGLYKVLERIKTKYPHLPMMLCAGGGGRTDYAFLKYFTEFWASDNTDPYNRVFIQWGYSQFFPAFTICNHVTSWGNQSIKFKTDVAMMGKLGFDINVKELKEKEIKYTQDAVANYKRLSPVIWHGDMYRIVSPYEDSRAVLMYVDESKNKAVLFSYTLHPLYDPQYNLVRFKGLDSNKTYKVEEINLMPEAKQTLQESGASFTGDYLMNVGLRVSSSKVESSVVLEITAVSGK, from the coding sequence ATGAAAAAAGCACTATTTCTATTAGTTCTGACCACTCTCTTTTGGAAGACTAATGCACAAAATGATCCCATCGCTATTGAAACCCAGAATACCGCATTAATCTTAAAAGTGGCAAAAAGCGGATTGCTTTATCAATCTTATTTAGGAGCAAAACTGGAAGTTTCGGCATATAATGTACTTTCTAAAGAGACAGAGAGAACATTTGTTATAAACGACGGAAATCCGTTGCTTAATTTAAGACATCAAGCGTATCCAACGTACGGAACCGATAATTTATTTGAATCTGCTATCCGTATGACACATAATGACGGAAACCCTGCTTTGGAGTTAGTGTACGTAAGACATCAGACAACAAAAATAGATGGCAATACTACTGAAACTATTATAAAAATGAAAGATCCAGTTTATCATGTAGAAGTGACTTTACATTATAAAGCTTTCTATAAAGAGAATGTTATTGAGCAATGGACTGAAATTGTACACCGCGAAAAGAAACCGGTAACGTTGTACAACTATGCTTCGTCTATGCTGCATTTTGATGCGGATAAATATTGGCTGACTCAGTTTCATGGCGATTGGGCTAAAGAAGTTAGAATGCAAGAAAGCGAATTAACCAGTGGAGCCAAAGTAATTGATTCTAAATTGGGAGTAAGAACCAATATGTACCAGACGCCAGTTTTCTTTTTAGCATTAAACGACAAAGCCAAAGAAGATAGTGGCGAGCTTGTTGCGGGAACAATCGCTTGGTCGGGAAATTTTAAATTTACTTTTGAGCTTGATAATAAAAATTCGTTAAGAATTAGTTCTGGAATTAATCCGTTTGCTTCAGAATATAGTCTTCAGCCTGGCGAAGTTTTTACGACTCCTTCTTTTATTTATACTTTTTCAAATAAAGGAAAAGGGCAGGCGAGCAGGAATTTACATTCTTGGGCAAAAAACTATGGTGTGAAAGATGGCGACAAACCTCGTTTGACTTTACTGAACAATTGGGAAACTACCTTTTTTAATTTCGATGAAAAGAAATTGACAGATATGTTTGAAGATTCGAAAACATTGGGCGTTGATATGTTTTTATTAGACGACGGATGGTTTGGAAATAAATACCCAAGAAGCGGTGATAAATCAGGTTTGGGAGATTGGCAGGCAACAAAAACAAAATTGCCAAATGGTCTTGGCTTTTTAATGCAGCAGGCAGAGAAAACTGGAGTAAAATTCGGAATTTGGATTGAACCCGAAATGGTTAATCCGAAAAGCGAATTGTATGAAAAACATCCAGATTGGGTTTTAAAATTGCCAAATAGAGAGGAGAGTTATTACAGAACACAATTGGTTTTGGATTTATCGAATCCTAAAGTGCAGGATTTTGTGTTTAAAACGGTGGACGATATTATGCAGACCAATGGAGGTGTAGCATTTTTTAAATGGGATTGCAACCGAATGATGACCAATGCGTATTCTACTTATTTAAAAAATCAGCAATCTCATTTATTTATCGAATATACCAGAGGATTGTATAAAGTTTTGGAGCGAATTAAAACCAAATATCCGCATTTACCAATGATGCTTTGCGCAGGAGGCGGAGGAAGAACAGATTATGCTTTCTTAAAATATTTCACAGAATTTTGGGCTAGTGATAATACCGATCCTTACAATAGAGTATTTATTCAATGGGGATATTCGCAGTTTTTTCCAGCTTTTACGATTTGTAATCACGTAACATCATGGGGAAATCAGTCTATTAAATTCAAAACAGACGTTGCCATGATGGGTAAATTAGGTTTTGATATTAATGTAAAAGAACTGAAAGAAAAAGAAATAAAATATACTCAGGATGCAGTTGCCAATTATAAAAGATTAAGCCCTGTAATCTGGCATGGCGATATGTACCGAATTGTTTCTCCTTACGAAGACAGTCGTGCTGTATTAATGTATGTTGACGAATCAAAGAACAAAGCCGTTTTATTTTCGTATACGCTTCATCCGCTTTATGATCCGCAATATAATTTGGTTCGTTTTAAAGGTTTAGACTCCAATAAAACGTATAAAGTAGAAGAAATTAATTTAATGCCTGAGGCAAAGCAAACACTACAAGAATCTGGAGCATCTTTTACAGGAGATTATTTAATGAATGTAGGATTAAGAGTTTCTTCTTCAAAAGTTGAATCGAGTGTAGTGCTTGAAATCACAGCAGTATCTGGTAAATAA